In Amaranthus tricolor cultivar Red isolate AtriRed21 chromosome 3, ASM2621246v1, whole genome shotgun sequence, a single window of DNA contains:
- the LOC130807658 gene encoding secreted RxLR effector protein 78-like, protein MTYLIDESQTAFVRNRQILDGVLIANESIRWLKKKKILGTLIKLDFQKAYDSINWSFLELIMDKLGFGRKCIRWIMNCVTSASMSILLNGSPLKPFKMEKGLRQGDPLSPYLFILVSEALVCLLKKPRT, encoded by the coding sequence ATGACGTATCTGATTGACGAGTCGCAAACTGCTTTTGTGAGAAACAGACAGATACTCGATGGAGTGTTGATTGCGAATGAATCAATAAGATGgctgaaaaaaaagaaaatactgGGCACTCTCATTAAACTAGATTTCCAAAAGGCTTATGATTCCATCAATTGGTCTTTCTTGGAACTAATAATGGATAAACTGGGCTTTGGTAGGAAATGTATAAGATGGATTATGAATTGTGTTACTTCTGCATCGATGTCTATCCTTCTGAATGGATCCCCCTTGAAACCTTTTAAGATGGAAAAGGGTCTTAGGCAAGGCGACCCCCTATCACCATACCTCTTTATCCTGGTCAGTGAAGCCCTGGTGTGCCTTTTGAAAAAGCCGAGGACATGA